A region of the Polaribacter sp. L3A8 genome:
ATAATAAAAAAAAATTAATTATATTAAAAACAGGGTTAAACTATAAATAATTTAACCCTGAATTTTTATACTTACACTATTTTTAGGATAGTGTTATATTTGTATTATAATTGGTATTGGTAGTTTATTTAATCTCTACAACTTCTAGATCAAAAACAAGATCTTTACCTGCTAAAGGATGGTTACCATCTATTACAATACTTTCATCTTTTACTTCTACAACCATTAAATTCATTTCTCTACCGTCTGGCGATTTAGAAACTAGTCCCATACCTACTTGTGGCTCCATATCTTGAGGAAGATCAGATTTATTTACTTCTTGAATTAAATCTTTATTTACCTCTCCGTATGCTTCTTCTTTAACAATTGTAATGGTTTTCTTTTCACTTACTTTCATGTCAATTAAACCTTTTTCAAAACCAGGTATTAAACTTCCTTCTCCTAAAGTAAATTCTATAGGTTCTTTTCCTTCAGACGTATCAAAAATTTGCCCGTCTGCTAATTTACCTGTATAATGTACTTTTACTGTATTGTTTTCTTTTACTTGACTCATACTATCTTATTTAATTTGAAAAATAGATTTTGCATAATTCTTACACAAAACTCTTTTAGTTTAAACTTACAGAAAGATTATCCGCCAAAATCAAGCCAAAAAAATAAAAACCTTATAAATAACTACTTCTAAAAGGAACAGAACAGGCTGTAATCGGCTAATAAGGACAAACAGCAGCAATAAGGTTCTTTTTTAATTTAATTTATTACCACCATAACTCATCCGCAACTTTGTCAGTTTTAAGAAGTATTTATGACAACTTTGTAAAACCTGCATCCTTATTATAAAAATATTAAATTCCGATAACAATTTTACTACAATAACAGCACCAAATTAATACACCTTTATAAAGGTTCATCATTTTTTTATAAAACTCGTACGAATAACTAATGCTTAATTTTTATATAAACTTTCCTCCTACATTTTTAAATCTCAATTATAAAATGACATAAATAGCTCATTTTGATTGCTGTTTTTTTAACTCAAAAAAGGTACTTTAGCTCTCTATATTTTAAGAGCTATATCAACTATTAAATACCATCTAAAAATCGAATTTTATACTAATATTGTATCCTGCATAAGTTAAAAAAAATTGAAAGAAAATGAAAATACTGCACACTGCCGATTGGCATTTAGGACATCGACTGCACGAACAATCTCAATTTGAAGAACAATCTTTATTTTTAAATTGGATTGAAACTTACATTATTGAGCAAAAAATTGATGTACTTTTAATTTCTGGCGATGTTTTTGACACTGGTTCTCCATCGAACCAAAGTTTAGAAATGTATTACAGTTTTTTAGTAAAACTTAACGGCACCACATGTAAATCTATAATTATTACCGGTGGAAACCATGATTCTCCAGGTACTTTAAATGCACCAAAACATATTTTAAACGCACTTTCTATTAAAGTAGTTGGTAAAGCAACGGAACATATAGAAGATGAAGTTTTTGAAATTAAAATTAATGATGAAACAGTAATTATTGCAGCTGTACCTTATTTACGAGATGGAGATATTAGACGTGCAGTTGCAGGCGAAACTTTTGATGAATTAACAGATAAATACAAAACAGCATTAATTAATCATTACAATTCCGCAGCCAAACAATGTGAAGCCATAAATACAAGTAATGCACCTGTAATTGCCATGGGACATTTATTTGCAACTGGTGGTTCTATTAGTGATAGTGAGCAAAATATTTATGTTGGAACCTTAGGACATATTGGTGCCCAAGATTTTCCAACATATTTTGATTACGTGGCACTTGGGCATTTACACAGACCTCAAATAATTGGTAATAATGATAAAATACGGTATTCTGGATCGCCCAATATTTTAAGTTTTAGCGAATTAAAATATGATAAAAAAATAATTGTTTTAACAATAGAAAACAATAAAATTAGTTCGATTGAAGATGCTATAATTCCGCATTTTAGAAACTTTTATAAATTAGAAGGAACCATTGATGCATGTATTGCTCAGTTTCCAACTATAATTTCTAACGCTTACAAATTAACACCTTGGGTAGAAATTGCACTTAAAGAAGCACATACTGTAAATACAGACGATTTAAAAAATGCTGCAGAACAATATCCTTTTGAAATTTTAAAAATTGCTTTAAAAAAACAACGAAATACCAAAGGTATTGAAGAATTGTTAGCCGAAACAAAATCGATAAAAGAACTCTTGCCAATGGAAGTTTTTGAATTAAAATGCGAAGAAATGGGCTATGATTTAGAAAACAAACCCGAAGTTAAAGATGCTTTTAATGAAATTTTACAATCTGTTAAAAACCAATAAGACAGCTTCCTATGAAAATTTTAAAGATAGAATTACAAAATATAAATTCATTAAAATCAGACGCAGCTACTGTAATAGATTTTGAAAGCGAACAGTTTAAAGATGTTGGTTTGTATGCAATTACAGGTTCTACAGGTGCAGGAAAAACAACAATATTAGATGCCATAACCATTGCTTTATACCACAATGTACCAAGATTTAATGGTACAAAAGGGACTTTAATAGATGTTGTAAGTCATGGCGCTAATGATGCATTTAGTAGAATTACTTTCGAAAACGACCTAACCGTTTACGAAGCCTTTTGGGGAATTAGAATTGCTGATAAAAAAGGAAAAAAATACAAGAACGCTAAAGAAGAAGTCAGTTTAAAAAACTTAACAACAGATACTATTTTAGCAACTCAAAAAAGAGACTTAATTACAAACATAACTCAGGTTACACAATTAGATTACAATCAGTTTTTACGATCTGTAATGTTAGCACAAGGAGAATTTGCTTCTTTTTTAACTGCCAAAGGACCTGAAAAAGGACGTTTATTAGAACAAATTACAGGCGAGCAGATTTATAAAAAAATTGGGCAAGGTATTTTAGATCGAAAATCGAAAGAAGAAAAAAAATTAGTAGAAATTCAATCTAAAATTAATGCAGATGATGTTTTAACGGAAGATGCTAAAGCAGAATTAGTACAAAAAAACAAAACCTTAGATGCCGAAATTATAAAAACAGAAAAGGATTTAACAGCAACGCAACTTATTGTAAATTGGTATGTGCAATTACAAGAATTGATGGTACAGTCTGAAACTCTAGATAAAAACGCTATAACTTTAGCGGTCTTTATAGAGAAGCATCAACCTGAATTAAATTTATTAGCCTTACATGAAAAAGCAGCGCCTTTTAAAGAGTTAATTCAGAATTTAAACAATACTGAAAAAGAAGTTATCGCTAAAGAAAATCAATTAAAAACAATTGAAAAAGAAATCGTTGTTCTAAAACCACAAATTGAAAGTTTAGAGCTTATCTCGAAAAAAGAAGCGCTAGAAATAGACGTTTCTGAGAAAGAGTTTTCTGCTTGGTTGCCAAAATTTGATGCAATTACAAAGTTAGATAGTGAGTTAAAAAATGAAGCTGCAGCCAACCAAAAATCAAAAGAAAAATTAACCGAATTAACGCAACAAATTGATGTTTTAAAAGTTGATCAACAAAAATTAAAGCAAGAATTAACGGTTACAGAAGCAACTATTAAAATTGATGAAACTTATATTTCTACAAACATTTATTTAAAGGAAGTAGCTTTAGAAATATCTGATTGGACAAGCGGTTTAACCACTTTAAAAGCACGTAAAGAAACATTAAATACTAGTGCTTTATCAATTAATCAGAAAAAAGAAGGCATCATAAAAACTACCGAAAGTTTAAAAACCAATAATGAAATACTTCTGCAAAAAATAACTGCATTTAAAAAGATAGAGAAAGAAATTACCGTTGTTAATGCAGCACTAAATAAAAATAACATAAGTGATTTAATCACCAAAAAAGACAACCTTCTTTCCTTAGAAACAAATTGGAAACAATTTAAAACACTGGCAGAACAACATCAAAAATCAACAATAACAAAAACAACTTTAGAAACAAGTAAAAAATCTTTTTCTACGGATTTAGAAAACCTTCAAAAACAAATAGAAGCCTCAAAAAAAGAACTAGAAATTCAAGAAAAATCGGTGTTAGATGCCTCTAAAATTTTAGAGTTAGAAAAAAGTGTTGCTAAATATGAAAATGACCGTCAGCATTTAATTAACGGAGAACCTTGTGGTTTATGTGGTTCTAAAGAACATCCGTTTACGGAACATTTAGTTGAAATTAATATTTCTAAATCTGAATTAGAACTTACCAACAGAAAGGAAAAATTACATAAATTAATTGATTCTAAAACCACTTTAGATAAACATAAAGTTCAATTAAACACTAAAATAGATAGTTTATCGCAGCAAATTAACACCATTATAAATGAGTTAAAAACGATTGAAACGAATGCAAAACAATTAAATCTTACATGTAATTTAAGCAATAGTACTCAAATTGATCTTGAGATACATTTATTAATGGAACAACTTAAAGTTTTAAATGAAAACATTAAAATTGCACAACAATTACAACTTGACAAAAATAGGTTATCAAAAGAAATTGAAATACAAAACCAAGCAGTTTCTACTTTAAAAACCACGGTTGCAACACTTGAAGAAAAAAATAAAAATGCAAAAATTGATATTGAACAGGTTCAAAAATCTATCGATAGTTTATCTAAAATTTGTGCAGATTTAGAAACGGGTCTTAAAACCAAACTTTCTAAATTTAAGTATCAGCTACCATCACCAGAACATACAAACATATTTATTAAAGAAATTGAAATACAAATTTCTCAGTTTCTGAAAACTGAAAAGAATTTAGAGGCTTTAAAAGCAGCTACCAAAGTAATTGACAACAAGTTAGAAAACCATACAAAACAATTAGAAACTTATTTAAAAACACAAACTGAATATCTTAAATCGATAAGTGATACCACACAAAAATTAGCGCAATTAAAAACCGAACGAATTGCCATTTTACCTATTGATATTTCTGTAGAAAATAAAAGAAATAGTTTGCAACTTGTAAAAAATAAACTGGTTGAAAAGGCAAAATTGAGTGCTACTGCATTGCAAAAATTAATAGATGCTAAAAATAAACAAGATACTTTAAAAGTTGAAAATAATACAGAGCAAAAAAGATTAAAAGATAAATTAACAACCTTAAAAATAACACTAGAGTCAGAATTAAAAAACAGTGATTTTACCTCTAAAGAAAATATAGAAAGTGCTTTACTTTCGGTTGAAGACAAACAAAAATACACTAAAAACAAAGAGCGCATAAAAGAGAATGAACTACAAATTAAAACCTTAAAAGAGGTAAATATAAAAGCAATAGAAACCCTAAATAAATCTAGAAATTTTGAAATCACCGAAACAGAAAGTAAAGAAACTTTAAAAGAATTTAAAAGTAAAAAAGATAACTTCTTAACAGAAAAAGGTAAAATTACTGAAGCTTTAAGAAAGGATCAAGAAATTAGAAATCGAAACCAAGAGACCTATAAAAAAATTGATGCGCAAGCAGAAATTTGTAAAGTTTGGAAAGAACTCTTTGTCATCATCGGTAATTCTAAAGACGCATTTAATGTGTACGTACAACGCTTAACTTTAAAACATCTGTTAGACCTAGCCAATGTACATTTGTACAAATTAAATAAGCGGTATTCTTTAAAAATGGAAGATAACTACAAACCGAAAGAAGAGCTTAATTTTAATTTAATAGACCATTATCAAACAGATCAAGCAAGATTGGTAGATACTTCTAGTGGTGGCGAAAAGTTTATAATTAGTTTGGCTTTGGCTTTAGGTTTATCTGATTTAGCGAGTAAAAATGTAAAAATAGATTCTCTTTTTATTGATGAAGGTTTTGGTACTTTAGATAGCAATACGCTAGAAACCGTAATTTCTACCCTAGAAACGCTACAATCGCAAGGCAAAATAATAGGAATAATATCTCACGTAGAAAATTTAAAAGAGCGTATACCTACTCAGATTCAAATTACCAAAAAAAGTAACGGTGTTAGTGGAGTTATGGTAATTTAGAAAATTATTTTTTATAAACAACCTAAGTATAAAAGAGATTATAAATCAGTTTTTTATCCAAATTACAAAGTAAAACCTCGTTAAGAAACTAAAATAGTAAAACAAAAAATGACTACCATTAAAAGAACAAATTCAGATAATCTAGATTTTATAAAATTGGTAAAAGAATTAGATATTGATTTGGGTGTATATTACAAAGAAGAAGAATCTTTTTATGGAGAATTAAATAATATCGACAAAATAAAACACACTATTGTTGCTTATAATAAAGAAGATGAACCTATTGGTTGTGGAGGAATTAAAGAATTCTCTATAAAAGAAATAGAGATTAAACGAATGTACATAAAACCAAATTATCGAGGACAAGGAATTGCATCAATAATATTAAATGAATTAGAAAACTGGAGTAGTGAATTAAATTATGAAAAATGTATTTTAGAAACTCTTAAAGAAAAACCTTACGCAATTGCTTTTTATGAAAAGAATAAATATAATGAAATTTCTAATTTCGGAGAATATGCAAAAGCTAAAAACAGTGTTTGTTTTGAAAAGACATTAAAATAAATTGACTTAAAATAGTAAAATTATCAATCAATAAAAATGTCTACCACATTGCTGCAATAGACATTTTATCCAACTAAAACTAACTAATATTATTTACTTAAAACGTATATGTAATTGTTGCTTTTGCAAAAAACGGAGTTCCTGGTGTAAAGTGAATTTCTTCTACAGATTCCGTTTCGTTTTGTAATCTACTTTCTGTTGCAAACTGAGTTTCATTCCATGCTACATCAAAAATATTTTCTAAAGCTACACCAAAAGTAATGTCGTTCATTTTATAGTTGATGTTAAAATCACTTACAAAATAACCATCTGCAACAATAGAATTATCTTCATTTGCAGGTCTATCATCTATAAAACGGTAGCGTAAGCCTCCAGAAAAGTTACCCAGATTAGAGAATGAT
Encoded here:
- a CDS encoding FKBP-type peptidyl-prolyl cis-trans isomerase, producing MSQVKENNTVKVHYTGKLADGQIFDTSEGKEPIEFTLGEGSLIPGFEKGLIDMKVSEKKTITIVKEEAYGEVNKDLIQEVNKSDLPQDMEPQVGMGLVSKSPDGREMNLMVVEVKDESIVIDGNHPLAGKDLVFDLEVVEIK
- the sbcD gene encoding exonuclease subunit SbcD; protein product: MKILHTADWHLGHRLHEQSQFEEQSLFLNWIETYIIEQKIDVLLISGDVFDTGSPSNQSLEMYYSFLVKLNGTTCKSIIITGGNHDSPGTLNAPKHILNALSIKVVGKATEHIEDEVFEIKINDETVIIAAVPYLRDGDIRRAVAGETFDELTDKYKTALINHYNSAAKQCEAINTSNAPVIAMGHLFATGGSISDSEQNIYVGTLGHIGAQDFPTYFDYVALGHLHRPQIIGNNDKIRYSGSPNILSFSELKYDKKIIVLTIENNKISSIEDAIIPHFRNFYKLEGTIDACIAQFPTIISNAYKLTPWVEIALKEAHTVNTDDLKNAAEQYPFEILKIALKKQRNTKGIEELLAETKSIKELLPMEVFELKCEEMGYDLENKPEVKDAFNEILQSVKNQ
- a CDS encoding AAA family ATPase, whose product is MKILKIELQNINSLKSDAATVIDFESEQFKDVGLYAITGSTGAGKTTILDAITIALYHNVPRFNGTKGTLIDVVSHGANDAFSRITFENDLTVYEAFWGIRIADKKGKKYKNAKEEVSLKNLTTDTILATQKRDLITNITQVTQLDYNQFLRSVMLAQGEFASFLTAKGPEKGRLLEQITGEQIYKKIGQGILDRKSKEEKKLVEIQSKINADDVLTEDAKAELVQKNKTLDAEIIKTEKDLTATQLIVNWYVQLQELMVQSETLDKNAITLAVFIEKHQPELNLLALHEKAAPFKELIQNLNNTEKEVIAKENQLKTIEKEIVVLKPQIESLELISKKEALEIDVSEKEFSAWLPKFDAITKLDSELKNEAAANQKSKEKLTELTQQIDVLKVDQQKLKQELTVTEATIKIDETYISTNIYLKEVALEISDWTSGLTTLKARKETLNTSALSINQKKEGIIKTTESLKTNNEILLQKITAFKKIEKEITVVNAALNKNNISDLITKKDNLLSLETNWKQFKTLAEQHQKSTITKTTLETSKKSFSTDLENLQKQIEASKKELEIQEKSVLDASKILELEKSVAKYENDRQHLINGEPCGLCGSKEHPFTEHLVEINISKSELELTNRKEKLHKLIDSKTTLDKHKVQLNTKIDSLSQQINTIINELKTIETNAKQLNLTCNLSNSTQIDLEIHLLMEQLKVLNENIKIAQQLQLDKNRLSKEIEIQNQAVSTLKTTVATLEEKNKNAKIDIEQVQKSIDSLSKICADLETGLKTKLSKFKYQLPSPEHTNIFIKEIEIQISQFLKTEKNLEALKAATKVIDNKLENHTKQLETYLKTQTEYLKSISDTTQKLAQLKTERIAILPIDISVENKRNSLQLVKNKLVEKAKLSATALQKLIDAKNKQDTLKVENNTEQKRLKDKLTTLKITLESELKNSDFTSKENIESALLSVEDKQKYTKNKERIKENELQIKTLKEVNIKAIETLNKSRNFEITETESKETLKEFKSKKDNFLTEKGKITEALRKDQEIRNRNQETYKKIDAQAEICKVWKELFVIIGNSKDAFNVYVQRLTLKHLLDLANVHLYKLNKRYSLKMEDNYKPKEELNFNLIDHYQTDQARLVDTSSGGEKFIISLALALGLSDLASKNVKIDSLFIDEGFGTLDSNTLETVISTLETLQSQGKIIGIISHVENLKERIPTQIQITKKSNGVSGVMVI
- a CDS encoding GNAT family N-acetyltransferase, which codes for MTTIKRTNSDNLDFIKLVKELDIDLGVYYKEEESFYGELNNIDKIKHTIVAYNKEDEPIGCGGIKEFSIKEIEIKRMYIKPNYRGQGIASIILNELENWSSELNYEKCILETLKEKPYAIAFYEKNKYNEISNFGEYAKAKNSVCFEKTLK